TTACTCCATAGTCAATCAGGCGAAGTCCGCCGGCCGTTTCGATCAAGCCGAACCCGATTCTGGAAGTTCCCGGGTCTATTCCTAATATGCGCATTAGTTTTTAACTATAGCTGTTCGTTGGTCATAACGTTTTGAACGTCGTTATGTTCTCCGAGCGCTTCTTTAATAGATAGCAGTTTTGTTTTTCCCTCCGGAGTCATGGCTTGGGTGAATTTCGCCTTCCATTCTCCGTTTCCGCCAGCTGGCGGATCAAACGACCACATCACGCTTCCTTGGGTAGCCATTTTCGCTCCCTTCTCGTCGAGTAGGTGGCGGATTTCTGAAACAGTTCGATTGCTGTTATCGGTAATCGCCTCGATGATTATTCCGACTCCTTCCGGACCATAAGCTTCAATTGTTACCTCGGTGAGATCTTTAGCCTCCGATGCTTTATTAATTGCTCTGTTGATATTGTCTAATGGCACATTTCCGGCTCTGGCTCGCTCAATAGCAGAACGAAGTTTGAGGTTGGTATCCGGATTCGGATCTAATTTAGCGTGCAGAGCAATCACTGCTAGCAGTTTAGAGTAGGAAAGACTTCTCTTCGCGTCTTGCTCCCCCTTTCTATCTTTTATCTGACTCCATTTATTATGGCCGGACATGTCTTGATTCTAAAGATTAGCAGCCCGTTGGGCAAGGTTAAAGTAATCCTACGCTACGCCCGGTGCCAAAATATTTTGGCACCGGGCTACGCTCAGGATTGCTACTGCTAACCAAATTTTCTGCTTCTTTGAATTGAAAATTTGGAGCAGTAGGTAAAAAAAGCCCCACGCTTTCGCGTGGGGGGCTGTGTTTTCTGTTAGGTCGGGATCGGCCCTTCGGAGCGTACCCTCGGAACGCTCGAGGCCCTGGTAGGCAGAGCAGTGGGAGCGATTGGTATCTCCACTAGTTCTGCAATCAGCACTCCCAAGCTCTGTTGGGCCTGAACGTCTGGCTGACGTACCGCCGGTGGCCGGGTGGCGAACTTCGACGTCTCTCGCTCGCCGGGTTTCTTCGAATCGGACTCGGAGATTTTCTTTGGCTCGAACTTCTGACTCGGCCGTTCGATGTGACTCCCCACGAAAGAAAAGGCAATCGTGATGGTCACATCTACCCGAGATTTTTCCGGGTTGTAGCACTGACTCTGTGCGAGGGAGAGGATCCGGAATCCATCCTTTTTCGTGACCTCGCCGGCCATGAACTGTTCCATAGCGTCCTGAATCGTACCAGAGAGCTGACTCTTCACGATACTCGCTCCCTTTCCGGAAATGGCCAACTCCGAGATGCCGACCAACGTGACGATGTCGTGAACGATGACGTCTTGCATAAGCTACTCCTTGACTGGGGGGGGGTGTTTTTTCCGGAAGCGTTGTGCTTCCGGAAGATGGCCGAGGTGGGAGTTGAACTTGCTTACCGCAGGCAGGCCCACAAAGGCTTAAGTCTCCGTCATTTTCTTGCCTGCAAGTCGCGGGTATTAATCACCCACGTCTCACAGTCCGCCTGGTATTTTTCCAGAGAGAATGAAGATTCGGTCACACCGATCATTTTGTCGTCGACGTCGTACGCCTTAACGACCGCACAGTATTCTTTCCGGTTATCCGAAAAATTGCGGGCACTGAAGGAAAAATCCTGTCCCGGAAGCACGTAGACATAATCTCCAGCTTCATTCTTTCTGTTGATGATTTTTCCGTTCAACAGAATGACGAAGCGGGCGTCTGCCGTGTTGTTCACGACGGTCCAATTGGTGGCCGTCGCCGAGAAGATTGACCATCCACCAATCTTTCCGGTGATGGTTCCACAGCCACACAAAAAGTAGGGCACAATCATCAGTAGAACCGAGAGAATCTTTCCCACGTGACACCTCTTAAAATTGGGTTGTTTTTGCCTCTTTTTCAAAGACCTAATAACTGCGTTAATATAGCATATATTAACCGGCATGTCAATAAGGGCAGAACCCCTAGTTTACAGGGACTTATTTTGAGAATATTCTGAAATTAATGGTGGAGGCGTTAAAAACTTTGGATGAACAGCTTTTAAAAATACGGCGGGAAGCCGAAGAAAGAGACGCGCAAAATCGGGCCTCATCTGTGGGGTTGCCATATCTTAATTTAGCCACCGCTCCCGTACAAATAGACGCCCTTAAAATAGTTAAAGAAGAAGAGGCGCGCCGCTTATTAGTGGCCCCTTTTCAATTAAAAGAGGGAGAGGTGGCTTTGGCGGTTTTTGACCCGAAGGCGGCAGGAGTGGCGGATTTATTAAAAAGACTGGAGGATGCCGGCAGGAAGGCGAAGCTGTTTTTGGCATCAGCGAGCGGGTTGAATCACGTTTGGAGTTTTTATAAATTTCTTCCTCCGGAAACTGATGAAATTACCGGCAAAGTTGCTATTGAGGCGAGTAGGGTTGCCGAACTGAAGCAGAAATTGACCGACCTTGAAAAGATTAAAACAGAGATTGCGACTTTTGATTTTAAAACTTTTCCGACCGGGCTCATTTTGGAAGTAGTGCTCGCCGGAGCTCTAAATAACCGAGTCTCTGATATTCACTTTGAGTCCGAAGAGAAGGGGGTGCGCCTCCGTTTCCGAATCGACGGACTTTTGCATGATGTCATCCCGGATCTCCCCACCAGCATTTACAAATTTTTAGTTTCCCGAATTAAACTGCTTTCCAATTTAAAACTTAACGTGACGAATACTCCGCAAGACGGCCGCTTTACTATCGGGTTAGAAAGCGTGGATGTTGAAATGCGTGTTTCCATTATTCCTTCAGAATTTGGCGAAACGATTGTAATGCGTATTTTAGACCCTTCGGCCATCAGGCTTACGCTCGCTCAATTGGGTTTGCGTAAAGATGATTTGGTAATCATTCAGGAAGAGTTAAAGAAACCCAATGGAATGGTGCTTAATACCGGACCGACCGGTTCAGGCAAAACCACGACTCTCTACGCCTTCTTGCTTAGCAAGCTTTCCAGCGGGACAAAGATGATTACTATCGAAGATCCTATCGAATACCACCTGCAGGGAGTGGAACAGACCCAAGTGGACGCGGACGCCGGTTATGACTTCGCCTCCGGCTTGCGCTCCATTATGCGCCAAGACCCGGACGTCATTTTAGTTGGTGAGGTGCGCGACAAAGAAACCGGTGACATTGCCGTCCAAGCCGCTCTGACCGGTCACTTAGTTTTCTCGACTCTGCATGCCAACTCTGCCGCCGGCGCCATCCCTCGGTTTCTAGATCTTGGCGTAAAAACAGCCAGCTTAGGCCCTGCTCTGTCCTTAGTAATCGCTCAACGGTTAGTCCGGCAGCTTTGTGAGTTCTGTAAGATAGCGGAAAAACCATCTGCCGAAATAGAGAGCAAACTAAAGCACTTTTTTACGTCCTTGCCGAAAAGAGTAGATAGGAAGGACTA
This bacterium DNA region includes the following protein-coding sequences:
- a CDS encoding YebC/PmpR family DNA-binding transcriptional regulator codes for the protein MSGHNKWSQIKDRKGEQDAKRSLSYSKLLAVIALHAKLDPNPDTNLKLRSAIERARAGNVPLDNINRAINKASEAKDLTEVTIEAYGPEGVGIIIEAITDNSNRTVSEIRHLLDEKGAKMATQGSVMWSFDPPAGGNGEWKAKFTQAMTPEGKTKLLSIKEALGEHNDVQNVMTNEQL
- a CDS encoding GspE/PulE family protein, with protein sequence MVEALKTLDEQLLKIRREAEERDAQNRASSVGLPYLNLATAPVQIDALKIVKEEEARRLLVAPFQLKEGEVALAVFDPKAAGVADLLKRLEDAGRKAKLFLASASGLNHVWSFYKFLPPETDEITGKVAIEASRVAELKQKLTDLEKIKTEIATFDFKTFPTGLILEVVLAGALNNRVSDIHFESEEKGVRLRFRIDGLLHDVIPDLPTSIYKFLVSRIKLLSNLKLNVTNTPQDGRFTIGLESVDVEMRVSIIPSEFGETIVMRILDPSAIRLTLAQLGLRKDDLVIIQEELKKPNGMVLNTGPTGSGKTTTLYAFLLSKLSSGTKMITIEDPIEYHLQGVEQTQVDADAGYDFASGLRSIMRQDPDVILVGEVRDKETGDIAVQAALTGHLVFSTLHANSAAGAIPRFLDLGVKTASLGPALSLVIAQRLVRQLCEFCKIAEKPSAEIESKLKHFFTSLPKRVDRKDYEKIKIFKPKGCLKCVGIGYKGRVAVMELLLVDEGLEEIINPEIGEAAIQHYAIKQGMVTMQQDGVLKTISGITTFDEVEGVTGPIKW